The Candidatus Woesearchaeota archaeon genomic interval CATGTCCTGGCCAATCCTCGCAATAAGTTCGCCGACCTTGCGAGGGTTTTGCTCGTACACGCCACCTGTGCTTTTCGCAAACGCCCTGCAGACAGTATCGCCCTGCCCTCCCGTCCCGCCGAGCTTGACAACGTAGATAGGAACGCCTGCCCTCCTCGCTTGTTCTAACGCTTCATTCACGAATCGTTCCTTGTTCTCCATTCTGCTCGTGTCTTCGCAGTCTGTTAAGAGCACCATGATTCTCTCCCGGCCCACACCGGTCAACGCCTCGTACACTTCGTCCGCTTTTTTCTCTGATGCTATAATGTCTAAACTATTTGCCAATGCTGTGTAGATCAGCGTTCGGCCGCCACTTGGGTTCATGCCGTTTTGCAGGACCTGCGCGACAACCTCGGGGCCGGAAAACGTTTCTTTGAAAAACTTCAATTGTGCATCTGAATCCTGCTCGCCCCCTGCAAACGTTGCAACGCGATACAAAACCTTAACACCTGCTTTCTCTAAGGTGTCAAGTAAGGTCTCAACGCTCTTGATGAGTTCCTTATTGGTTTCCTCGCTTCTCGTAACACTCGAACTCCTATCAATTAGGACATCAACCAACACGTTGCCTGGCGGTTTTGCTGGGTCCACCCCCACAACATCACAGGGAGTTTTGCCTACCTTGCAAGATACAATATCTTCTTCTTGCAATAAGTCTGCTTGGCAAACTACTTCGTTTTGGTGCTTCTCATCTTGTTGCTCAACACACGATCCCTGTACGATTCTTTCCAAATCGTTTTTTCGTGAAGCCCATTGCTTACCATCACAGACGACGTTTGCTTCTTTTGGCGTGCAACCGCGCGGCACACCGCCCAGGGGGGAACCCTTGCGTTCGGCGCTGA includes:
- a CDS encoding VWA domain-containing protein; amino-acid sequence: MVGSLLKKCLVSAGLLLAAAGGALAERAVPRSEEALSSTSRQVQIVYPQDEYTIATRGVMPVHVKAAEGLDVLVSYETPSGRTPAFPRSNVEGGVERFWSVPVISDYSHVCVVAEALNKQGDVVGEDRACTLPFSKPAAESNPGFHVEVSAERKGSPLGGVPRGCTPKEANVVCDGKQWASRKNDLERIVQGSCVEQQDEKHQNEVVCQADLLQEEDIVSCKVGKTPCDVVGVDPAKPPGNVLVDVLIDRSSSVTRSEETNKELIKSVETLLDTLEKAGVKVLYRVATFAGGEQDSDAQLKFFKETFSGPEVVAQVLQNGMNPSGGRTLIYTALANSLDIIASEKKADEVYEALTGVGRERIMVLLTDCEDTSRMENKERFVNEALEQARRAGVPIYVVKLGGTGGQGDTVCRAFAKSTGGVYEQNPRKVGELIARIGQDM